One part of the Sander vitreus isolate 19-12246 chromosome 10, sanVit1, whole genome shotgun sequence genome encodes these proteins:
- the gpm6aa gene encoding glycoprotein M6Aa produces the protein MEEDMDEGQTQKGCLECCIKCLGGIPYPSLIATILLYAGVALFCGCGHEALSGTVTILQNYFEVVRSPVDALDVFTMIDIVKYVIYGIASAFFVYGILLMVEGFFTSGAIKDLYGDFKITTCGRCVSAWFIMLTYIFMLAWLGVTAFTSLPVFIYFNIWNICQNATVLEGTTLCLDPRQYGIVPIAEAKTVCAGSEKFYKMCESNELDMTFHLFICALAGAGAAVIAMIHYLMVLSANWAYVKDACRMQKYEDIKSKEEQELHDIHSTRSKERLNAYT, from the exons ATGGAAGAAGACATGGATGAGGGGCAGACCCAGAAAG gATGCCTTGAATGCTGCATCAAATGCCTGGGTGGGATCCCATACCCATCTCTTATAGCCACCATCTTGCTGTATGCGGGCGTGGCTCTGTTCTGCGGCTGTGGACATGAGGCCCTGTCTGGTACCGTCACCATCCTCCAGAACTACTTTGAGGTGGTGCGGAGCCCTGTGGATGCACTGGACGTCTTCACCAT GATTGACATCGTCAAGTACGTGATCTACGGCATTGCTTCGGCTTTCTTCGTCTACGGCATCCTGCTGATGGTGGAGGGCTTCTTCACCAGTGGAGCCATTAAAGATCTGTATGGAGACTTCAAGATCACCACCTGCGGGCGCTGTGTCAGCGCTTGG TTCATCATGCTGACATACATCTTCATGCTGGCTTGGCTCGGAGTGACTGCTTTCACCTCCCTCCcagtctttatttatttcaacatctgGAATATTTGCCAAAATGCTACCGTGCTGGAGGGGACCACACTCTGCCTGGACCCACGCCAGTATG GTATTGTGCCAATTGCTGAGGCGAAAACAGTGTGTGCTGGATCAGAGAAATTCTACAAGATGTGTGAATCCAATGAG CTGGACATGACATTCCACCTGTTCATCTGTGCCCTCGCTGGAGCAGGAGCTGCTGTTATTGCTATG ATCCACTACTTAATGGTGCTGTCTGCCAACTGGGCCTACGTGAAGGACGCCTGCAGGATGCAGAAATATGAGGACATCAAGTCTAAGGAGGAGCAGGAGCTTCATGACATCCACTCCACTCGCTCCAAGGAGCGTCTCAACGCCTACACATAA
- the lrit3a gene encoding leucine-rich repeat, immunoglobulin-like domain and transmembrane domain-containing protein 3a, whose product MRRLLYVHVFLCCLSMAHPFCPSQCTCGFHGRSDGAGTRSVVCNDPDMSDIPVNVPVDTVKLRIEKTMVRRIPTEAFYYLVDLRYLWITYNSISSVDSTSFYNLKVLHELRLDGNMISMFPWESLKEMPRLKTLDLHNNRITHVPTEAIPYLLNITYLDLSSNKLATLPSDFMDIWPPFNGAPISTNASQKVLLGLQDNPWFCDCKISKLIELSKMSGTPVVLMDLYMACSGPENMAGVLFQRAELDNCVKPSVMTSATKITSDLGSNVLLRCDTTGFPTPTLYWAKSDGSLVNNTVQESPGDGIRWSIMSLHGILFKDAGNYSCKAKNDAGNAEATISLSVAGATSTTILPLRPNKTEPTSQGTTFTPPTYTPDSPTITSTVLPRTSTSAVPKKLKTTTSNSLLKGSIKPAKSQQGANGRKLAADEKSKKSDASKSVKDLKIVEETSDTAVLLWTADGLPNDTPLIVVYSPYDEDDIKRTVETNAGSGKVFLDGLSSGMRYSVCLIAKGSAAGKDPCIDFYTLVNVEDGGQNQFFIIISGIACALVLSLIALLLYKILALYCKGHSPDLDQEELEKDSYVKFETLSMKQRTLNSRPTELWARRATHESERMLLCSRSSIDSQMTYKSDSSRSEYLC is encoded by the exons ATGCGTCGACTTCTCTATGTGCATGTATTCCTATGCTGCCTCAGTATGGCTCATCCCTTCTGTCCATCCCAGTGCACCTGTGGCTTCCATGGTCGTAGCGATGGAGCAGGAACCAG ATCTGTGGTCTGCAATGATCCAGACATGTCTGATATCCCTGTCAATGTCCCTGTGGATACGGTCAAACTTCGTATTGAGAAAACCATGGTACGGCGAATCCCAACAGAAGCTTTTTACTACCTGGTGGACCTACGGTACCTGTGGATTACTTACAATTCCATAAGCTCAGTGGATAGTACAAGTTTCTACAACCTCAAAGTGCTCCACGAGCTGAGGCTGGATGGAAATATGATCTCAATGTTCCCTTGGGAGTCTCTGAAAGAGATGCCCAGGCTGAAGACACTGGATCTACACAACAACAGAATCACTCATGTTCCCACTGAAGCAATACCCTACCTCCTCAACATTACCTACTTGGATCTATCCAGCAACAAATTAGCCACTCTGCCCTCAGATTTCATGGATATCTGGCCACCCTTCAATGGAGCACCCATCTCCACTAATGCCTCCCAGAAAGTTTTGTTAG GCCTCCAAGATAACCCCTGGTTCTGTGACTGTAAAATATCCAAGCTGATTGAGCTTTCCAAAATGTCTGGCACACCAGTTGTTTTGATGGACCTATACATGGCCTGCAGTGGACCAGAGAATATGGCTGGTGTCCTTTTTCAGCGTGCTGAACTTGACAACTGCGTAAAACCATCAGTCATGACTTCGGCAACTAAGATCACATCTGATTTGGGCAGTAATGTTCTCCTGCGATGTGACACCACAGGGTTTCCAACACCAACTCTTTACTGGGCTAAGTCAGATGGCTCACTAGTCAACAACACAG TCCAGGAGTCACCTGGAGACGGCATCAGATGGTCCATCATGAGCTTGCATGGAATATTGTTCAAAGACGCCGGGAACTACAGTTGCAAAGCTAAGAATGATGCTGGAAACGCAGAAGCAACCATTTCTCTCTCGGTTGCTGGTGCTACCAGTACCACCATCCTTCCACTGAGGCCTAACAAAACTGAACCAACTAGCCAAGGCACAACATTTACTCCTCCAACATACACTCCAGACTCACCCACCATCACATCCACAGTTCTTCCAAGAACATCAACATCTGCTGTTCCTAAGAAGCTGAAAACTACGACCAGCAACAGTTTACTGAAAGGCTCAATCAAACCAGCAAAATCCCAACAAGGAGCTAATGGGAGAAAGCTTGCAGCAGATGAAAAGAGCAAGAAAAGTGATGCATCAAAGTCTGTCAAAGATCTTAAGATTGTAGAGGAAACATCTGACACTGCAGTATTGCTCTGGACAGCAGATGGCTTACCAAATGATACCCCACTCATAGTTGTATACTCACCTTATGATGAGGACGATATCAAAAGGACAGTGGAGACTAATGCTGGCAGTGGAAAAGTATTCCTAGATGGACTGTCATCTGGGATGAGATACTCTGTTTGCCTCATAGCAAAAGGCAGTGCTGCTGGAAAAGATCCTTGCATTGACTTCTACACATTGGTCAATGTAGAGGATGGTGGGCAGAACCAGTTTTTCATTATCATAAGTGGCATTGCTTGTGCTTTGGTTTTGTCTCTTATTGCATTGTTGCTCTACAAGATTCTGGCTCTGTACTGCAAGGGACACAGCCCCGATTTGGACCAAGAGGAGCTTGAAAAAGACAGCTATGTCAAGTTTGAGACACTTTCAATGAAACAAAGGACCTTGAACTCTCGTCCTACAGAGCTTTGGGCAAGGAGAGCGACTCATGAATCAGAGCGAATGCTCCTGTGCTCCAGGTCCAGCATCGACTCCCAGATGACGTATAAGAGTGACAGTTCCCGGTCTGAGTATCTCTGCTGA